Proteins encoded within one genomic window of Gasterosteus aculeatus chromosome 18, fGasAcu3.hap1.1, whole genome shotgun sequence:
- the LOC120808406 gene encoding connector enhancer of kinase suppressor of ras 3, whose translation MEPVSKWSPQQVVDWMRGLDDSLQQYIPSFQRQQVDGEKLLRMSHQELLSLGLSRVGHQELVLEAVDLLCALNFGVEKDNLKTLVGRMRAAHHSLSGSVSQRRKNPAYHNKISHQPSNEFLTAVVELIGAAKSLLAWLDGAPTSANDFTSTKSRIIQLCLELTSTVQKDCTVYEIEEKILEVSRALTGVCEKTVQVTSDPSKSELSCLEEVHITNIKPGEGLGIYIKSTYDGLHVITGTTENSPADQTQRIHAGDEVVQVNQQTVVGWQLRSLVEKLRAESGGVYLVVKKRPAGTSGCFAPAPLKNLRWRPPLIQTSQGVPGLYRTRQPETSDAPGRRGKTAILDLYVPPPPTAPYAPLDGSINVSPGLKRRPNSPNSCLDADVRRRFTFGADGRTPVSPPPPEPNQPIPVCLRQRSSTRCKPRPVSMPVESFSVDPSSRPGARGRKDVLHRYLSNEGISTITEEEPCFPLPYRGHPSVRGVDHIRGSQCFINANLHNSATIPYQEAAAPKKSAGPASSSSSTASAAVSPPMAVTKPPTSLLGGWLARLRLLSHYFPPSSLVFCTSKRMFVCRVSEKPKGLRPSRRGRTTHTHTRTQTQSLTSSFLLLRSVAFRDSSPPDAAEVGSAMSRRGVSVRDLGPLDCQGWLLRRKQGRRFLGSRWVRYWFVLKESSLYWYTSMTAPKAEGFILLSGFTVEQAKPCRKKHVITASHPLIVTIFIAAETFIDMNKWLSKLSEAAGPRGEINAEGCYSEGSDQDADEPSVTSSPPTSECQEGDSEDGVSTASGDRRRRSTSEGGGLGGSRRRDEAPPLLDLPEPDGAVGGAPPPLLHVSQEAQEEVDHEKPPDEMENLYNHLRAASLSPIGQSSGRDFRASFVRRCQDDRVNEQLHLLRILSSTLKAKELELLEVEQVERILAKPTLAAPEYRKWRRSNGALLQEIAQRVAAAEQT comes from the exons ATGGAGCCAGTGAGTAAGTGGAGCCCGCAACAAGTGGTGGACTGGATGAGAG gtCTGGACGACAGCCTGCAGCAGTACATCCCGTCCTTCCAGCGGCAGCAGGTGGATGGGGAGAAGCTGCTCCGGATGTCCCACCAGGAGCTGCTGTCTCTGGGTCTGTCGCGGGTCGGACACCAGGAGCTGGTGCTGGAGGCGGTGGATCTGCTCTGCGCGCTG AACTTTGGTGTGGAGAAGGACAACCTGAAGACGCTGGTGGGGAGGATGAGAGCGGCGCACCACAGCCTGAGCGGCTCGGTGTCGCAGCGCAGGAAGAACCCCGCCTACCACAACAAAATCTCCCACCAGCCCTCCAACGAGTTCCTGACCGCCGTGGTCGAGCTGATCGGAGCCGCCAAGAGTCTGCTGGCCTGGCTTGACGG GGCCCCAACGAGCGCCAACGACTTCACCTCCACCAAGAGCAGAATCATCCAGCTGTGCCTGGAGCTCACCTCCACCGTCCAGAAG GACTGCACCGTTTATGAGATCGAGGAGAAGATTCTGGAAGTG tcccGAGCTCTGACCGGCGTCTGTGAGAAGACGGTccaggtgacctctgacccctcaaaGAGTGAGCTGTCCTGTCTGGAGGAGGTGCACATCACCAACATCAAGCCTGGGGAGGGACTG GGTATTTACATCAAGTCCACCTACGACGGGCTTCACGTCATCACGGGCACGACAGAGAAC TCTCCTGCAGATCAAACCCAGAGGATCCATGCAGGGGATGAGGTGGTTCAGGTCAACCAGCAGACTGTG GTGGGCTGGCAGCTGAGGAGCCTGGTGGAGAAGCTGAGGGCGGAGTCCGGAGGCGTCTACCTGGTGGTGAAGAAGAGGCCGGCTGGAACGTCCGGCTGCTTCGCGCCGGCCCCGCTGAAAAACCTGCGCTGGAGGCCGCCGCTCATACAG ACCTCTCAGGGAGTTCCGGGTCTCTACAGAACTCGACAGCCCGAAACCTCCGACGCTccggggaggagagggaagacGGCCATTTTGGATTTGTacgtccctcctccccccacagcACCGTACGCACCGCT GGACGGCAGCATCAACGTGTCTCCGGGTTTGAAGCGGAGGCCCAACTCTCCCAACTCGTGTCTGGACGCTGACGTGCGGCGGCGCTTCACTTTCGGCGCTGACGGCAGGACGCcggtcagcccccccccacctgaacCCAACCAACCAATCCCTGTGTGCCTGAGGCAGCGCTCGTCTACACGCt GTAAACCTCGACCTGTCTCCATGCCGGTGGAGTCGTTCTCCGTTGACCCGTCCTCCAGGCCCGGCGCTCGGGGAAGGAAAG ACGTGCTGCACAGATATCTGAGCAACGAGGGGATCAGCACCATcaccgaggaggagccgtgCTTCCCGCTGCCCTACCGGGGACACCCGTCCGTCCGCGGCGTCGACCACATCCGGGGAAGCCAGTGCTTCATCAACGCCAACCTGCACAACAGCGCCACCATCCCTTACCAGGAAGCAGCGGCGCCCAAGAAGTCCGCCGgcccggcctcctcctcctcctccaccgcctcaGCCGCCGTTTCTCCTCCGATGGCCGTGACCAAGCCGCCGACCTCGCTGCTCGGCGGCTGGCTGGCTCGCCTCAGGCTGCTCAGCCACT ATTTCCCTCCATCAAGTTTAGTTTTCTGCACATCAAAAAGGATGTTTGTGTGCAGAGTTTCTGAGAAACCGAAGGGTCTCAGACCATCCAGAAGAGGAAGgacgacacacacgcacacgcgcacacagacacagagtcTCACAAGCAGCTTCCTCTTGCTGAGGTCAGTCGCCTTTAGAGACTCGTCTCCGCCGGACGCTGCAGAAG TGGGATCCGCCATGAGCCGCCGGGGGGTCTCGGTCAGGGACCTGGGCCCACTGGACTGCCAGGGCTGGCTCCTCCGCAGGAAGCAGGGCCGCCGCTTCCTGGGCAGCAGGTGGGTGAGGTACTGGTTCGTCCTGAAGGAGAGTTCCCTGTACTGGTACACCAGCATGACG GCGCCGAAAGCAGAAGGATTCATCCTCCTCTCCGGCTTCACCGTCGAACAGGCCAAAccgtgcaggaagaaaca TGTCATAACAGCCAGCCATCCTCTCATTGTGACTATCTTCATCGCCGCTGAGACCTTCATCGACATGAATAA gtggctCAGTAAACTGTCGGAGGCGGCTGGCCCGCGTGGAGAGATCAACGCTGAAG GGTGCTACAGCGAGGGCAGCGACCAGGACGCCGACGAGCCGTCCgtcacttcctctcctccgACCTCTGAGTGCCAAGAAGGCGACTCTGAGGAT GGAGTCTCCACGGCGAGCGGTgaccgcagaagaagaagcacctCGGAGGGCGGAGGTCTAGgtggcagcagaagaagagacgAGGCCCCGCCCCTGCTGGACCTCCCGGAGCCCGATGGGGCCGTCGGGGGagcgcccccccctctgctgcaCGTCAGccaggaggcgcaggaggaggtCGACCACG AGAAGCCGCCCGACGAGATGGAGAACCTCTACAACCACCTGAGGGCCGCCAGCCTGTCTCCCATTGGTCAGTCCAGTGGGCGGGACTTCAGGGCCTCCTTCGTCCGCCGCTGTCAGGATGACAGAGTCAACGAGCAGCTCCACCTGCTGCGGATCCTCAGCAGCACGCTGAAG GCCAAAGagttggagctgctggaggtagAGCAGGTGGAGCGGATCCTCGCCAAGCCAACGCTTGCGGCGCCTGAGTACAGGAAGTGGAGACGCTCCAACGGCGCTCTGCTGCAAGAGATTGCTCAGCGGGTGGCGGCTGCTGAGCAGACTTGA